One segment of Erigeron canadensis isolate Cc75 chromosome 2, C_canadensis_v1, whole genome shotgun sequence DNA contains the following:
- the LOC122588293 gene encoding bidirectional sugar transporter SWEET5, translating into MAARLIILSNFFHFWDIAGNIISLILFLSPVPTFARIIKAKSVQAFRPDPYVATILNCALWMFYGLPIIHPDSLLLITINGAGLIIETIFITIFFTYSTWGGRKKIIIVLLIEAIFVAAVVVITLMFFHTHASRSMIVGLICIVFNILMYASPLTVMKMVIKTKSVKYMPFTLSLASFANGIVWCVYALLQFDPYILVPNALGTLSAVIQLVLYATYYSTTNWDDDEQGEVQMSSSSKA; encoded by the exons CTTATTATCTTGTCTAACTTCTTTCATTTTTGGGATATTGCAGGGAACATCATTTCGCTAATTCTCTTTCTCTCCCCAGT GCCAACATTTGCGAGGATTATCAAGGCAAAATCAGTTCAAGCCTTCAGGCCAGATCCATATGTCGCCACGATTCTCAATTGTGCGCTGTGGATGTTCTACGGTCTCCCGATCATCCATCCGGATAGCCTTTTGCTCATCACGATCAATGGTGCTGGACTAATCATCGAAACCATCTTCATCACTATCTTTTTCACCTATTCTACTTGGGGTGGTCGA AAAAAGATCATCATTGTCCTCCTTATCGAGGCCATTTTCGTAGCTGCAGTTGTTGTTATTACATTAATGTTCTTCCACACCCACGCTTCAAGATCTATGATTGTTGGATTAATTTGCATCGTCTTCAACATACTTATGTATGCATCTCCATTGACCGTCATG AAAATGGTGATCAAGACAAAGAGTGTCAAGTACATGCCGTTTACCTTGTCGCTAGCCAGTTTTGCCAACGGAATTGTCTGGTGTGTATATGCTCTACTCCAATTCGATCCTTACATCTTG GTTCCAAATGCTCTGGGAACATTATCAGCAGTAATTCAACTCGTATTGTATGCAACCTATTACAGTACCACAAATTGGGATGATGACGAACAAGGTGAGGTTCAAATGTCATCAAGCTCAAAAGCCTAA